A window of Zingiber officinale cultivar Zhangliang chromosome 5A, Zo_v1.1, whole genome shotgun sequence contains these coding sequences:
- the LOC121980295 gene encoding WD repeat domain-containing protein 83-like isoform X1, whose amino-acid sequence MAKVGGSGAELPRREASVLKGHEGPVLAVRFNGDGNYCLSCGKDRTLRLWNPHKGIHIKTYKSHGREIRDVHVTSDNAKLCSCGGDRQIFYWDVSTGRVIRKFRGHDSEVNAVRFNVYDSVVVSAGYDQSVRAWDCRSHSTEPIQIIDTFQDSVMSVCLTKTEIIAGSVDGTVRTFDIRIGREIVDSLGPAVNCISLSNDSNCVLANCLDSTIRLLDRTTGELLQEYKGHTCKSYKMDCCLTNTDAHVTGGSEDGTIYFWDLVDASVVSSFKAHRSVVTSVNFHPKECCMLTSSVDGTVRVWRQ is encoded by the exons ATGGCGAAGGTCGGAGGCAGTGGCGCGGAGCTACCCCGGCGGGAGGCAAGCGTGCTGAAGGGTCACGAAGGGCCGGTTCTGGCGGTCCGCTTCAACGGGGATGGAAACTACTGCCTCAGTTGCGGCAAGGACAGAACCCTCCGCCTCTGGAACCCCCATAAGGGCATCCACATCAAGACCTACAAGTCCCATGGCCGCGAGATCCGCGACGTCCATGTCACCTC GGACAACGCAAAGCTGTGTTCCTGCGGCGGCGACCGCCAGATATTCTATTGGGATGTTTCCACCGGCCGCGTCATCCGGAAGTTCCGAGGCCACGACAGCGAG GTGAATGCTGTCAGGTTTAATGTATATGACTCAGTCGTAGTGTCGGCTGGCTATGACCAATCAGTTCGTGCATGGGATTGCAGATCACATAGTACAGAGCCGATTCAG ATCATTGATACATTTCAAGACAGTGTAATGTCTGTTTGTTTAACAAAGACTGAAATTATTGCTGGAAGTGTAGATGGAACTGTCCGCACATTTGACATACGAATTGGGAG GGAGATCGTGGACAGTTTGGGGCCGGCTGTCAACTGTATTTCTCTGTCAAATGATAGTAACTGTGTCTTAGCAAATTGTTTGGATTCGACTATACGCCTTCTTGATAG GACCACTGGAGAACTTCTGCAAGAGTACAAGGGACACACCTGCAAG TCTTACAAGATGGATTGCTGCCTAACAAACACTGATGCACATGTTACGGGTGGATCTGAGGACGGCACAATATATTTCTGGGATCTAGTGGATGCTTCTGTCGTTTCTAGTTTCAAAGCACATCGCTCTGTG